Genomic segment of Leishmania panamensis strain MHOM/PA/94/PSC-1 chromosome 20 sequence:
TCCTGGCGCGTGCCTCGTAAGACAGGGATGGCGCTCACAGCGATTGCCATCGCGCTCTACGCAGACCTCTTCGACATGTTGTTCGTACTGACTTTGGCACTTGTCTTGTTGAGTGTCCTTCGTAATATTTCGCTCTTCTACTATGTTCCTGTGAGTGACCACACTGCCTCCCGTGTCACCGCGCCGTCTGTGGTGGGAAGCGGCACCACCAACTTTCAGCCGTTCCTCTACAGTCGAGAGAACGCCCTCCTGAACAGTCTGCTGCGCGCGCGGGTCTTTTTCTCGCGTGGTTTGATGGATGACACTTACTACGAACTTGCCTTGGCTGCCCACCTTGCCCGGCACAACCGCCGACAACTGGCCGGACTCGGTTTAGCTGTGTGCTGTGGCTTTGCTTTCCTGTCGATGGGAGCAGTAGTCAGTTTCCTTACGCTGGGCGCCTTTACCGCGTACCCGGTGTTTCTCAACCTTTCCAACGCTCGTCGACGCACCCGCAGAAAGAAAGTGTCGCTCTTGGTGCTCATTCGCTATGCGGTGGACGCAATACACGTGCCACGGAGGTACCCTGTGGTACGTGTCATCCGCGTTGCAGTGGTGCGCGCCAGAACCGAAAAATCGCCCTCTCGCAACGAGTCCATTGTCGACCCGGTGGCAGAAACACTTCAGCAGCAGTTCCTCAATTGCATTCGCCAGCGCGCCGAGTCGGTTGAGGCGCGGTCGCCGACGGAGAAATCAGAGCTCTCCATGAAGACACGAGAGAGCAACATTCCTGCGGTGTACCGCCAAGTGCGGACCATGGATCTCGACGTCCTACCGAACAATTCGGCCAACTTCGCATCTACACTCAATCGTTTTCAGGTCACTCACGTCATGCGCTATTTCGTGGctctgtgtttttcttcaAGCGTAATTGAATCGGCGGAGTTGGCGAGCACGACCAGTGGCTTGCGGAAGCCGCCTTCCAACGCGGCTCTTCAGCGCCGTCTATGCGATCAGCTAAGACAAGCGCGAATTATCAGTGGTATGTTGCCCTCAGTTTTGCCTCAGTCAAACAACATTGCAACGGGTGGAGGTGTGACTACGTTTACCCAGCACAGTGGGTCCGTTACTGGTGACTCGAAGCCGGCGGTAGTCTCTAAGGAAATGCAGGAGGCATTTCAGAACTACTTCAACAGCACTTTGACGCTTCTGTTTTATCTTCGACAGCAGTGGACCTTTCACCCCTACGTCACACAGTCCAGCACGACAAAGTGTATGCCAGACAGCATGCGCAGTGTGAGTGTACTGGCTCAGCCGCAGGACCTCATCGATGCCGGTGAGGACGACGGAGTCACCAAGGCCCTCATGGCGAGGCGCCAAGCGCCGCACAATTCGCCGTTGGTAGGCAGGTTTAGTAGCGGCAATCCTGTCGAGGTGAGTGGGCGAATAATGGCACTCTACGCAGCGTACTTACTGCAAGGTGCCCGTCTTTCAGTATACATGTCTTCCAATGGATGTGCCACGTTTCTGCCATTGCTTGCCCCAGGCAATTGTATGGAGCGCTTTCTGCAGCCCAACCCCTGCCCGGCTGATCTTTTAAACACACTGGACTCGGTGTGGCGCGGGGAGACGCACGACACgatgaagaaggggaaggaagtCTACTTCAACGCAGATGCCGTGTTGCAAATCATTACTGTGTACAAGAACTACTGGGAAGGCGGCGCGAACTTTACGTCGACTCGATCTGCGGTACGCCTCGATAGCACTGTAGCTGGCGAGAGCTACTTCTCTAACGCGCTACATCGCAGCTCTGCTCGTAGCGCGCTCGTCTCTCTGCCGCCAATACCCCGTCAGCAGATAATGCCATACAGTGCCTCGACGCACCTCACACGCTCTCTACAAGACTCGACCACGCCGCAGACCAAGttcggcaccgccgcggccggcAGTGCTGAGCTCTTGCCtgcgcgttttttttcctcagCAGCGACCGAGCTGAACATGGAAAATGTGGTCTCTCAGGCGTCCGCCGCCTCTTCAGATCTCTATCCCTTCTCAAATGGGGCGTTGAGTGATCCGCCCGTGCTCGATGCAACCTACAGTCGCGATGCGCGTGGGCAGCTATTGGTTAAAgatgagagagcgaggaatTCTGTTCCAGATGGCAACGGCGCCCGGACGGCTTCTGGAAAGGGTAACGCGGCGGAGACGTTATTCAAGTCAAAGAGGTGAAGTCCCCATTTTTGTAGTTTCGCTGGGCTGCCACAATATGAATTGTCAGATTTGCTTTCCTAGTCAAGCGTCCACCGTGTCAACGTAAATTGCCGATCTTTGGTGACTGTTCTTACGTACACCAGAGATCGTCCGCGTCAGACTCTCTCACGCCTTCCTCCTAGCCTCCTCTGTGCTGCCCGACTCCCTTTCACTTCTCATACCAGAACAACGGAAGAGAAAACAATACGATGCGTGCTTATAGGCTCGTTACTACGGCTTTTACTTTTTCCCCCCGTCAAGTGTGGTCACAGGCACTGATGGGAGCTGCCCTGCTTCACTCTGTACTCGCTACTACTATttgttgtgtgtgggtcgTGGTGTACTGCCGCTCCACGTGCGCTGTTTCACGACTGCCTTGTGCTTCCTTGATATCGCGCCGGTATGCCAGCGTGTCTTTGTTTATTCCCCAACTCGGCCCCTCCCTACCAATCCTTGTTAGCCAATTTTCATGTGACGCGTGGCCAGAACGGTTGGGCTCATCTTCGCTTTCGCTTTGCTCACCTTCAGTCATGCATTCATAGCGGCACGGTTCACTGTAAACTATTTATGCTGTGtgcgtctcgctctcccctttcgCGACTGGTTGCGTAATCCCGATGCGCAGCTATAGAAGGCTCAAACGAAAAGAATCCCTTTCAATGCGGCTGTTTGAGGGTGACTTGTGTACGAGTGCAGCCTACTGAGCCGTTCTCTTCATGTACTGGATTCCGGCGCTGCCAAAGTGCGCTAGGCTGGGCTCTCTAGGAGAAGGGGCGTACAGGCGCTGAACCTCAGTATGCAAGCCACCACTGCGTGTTACCGACTCTTTCGCTCTCGACTCACAAGCGTGTTAAGCTGGTGTGTTTCTTTACTGTTGGCTCTCATGCCGAAGACAGCCACGCTGAATGACCGCTTTCGCAAAACCTTCGTAAGGGTCTTCGCTCGTAACATCCGATGTTCGGCTGTGCGCGATGTTCTTGCCAGTACCATTGCAACCTTGTCCTGCTTTCGCCGTCTCATTGCGCACGCCATCTAGATTGACTGTTGCTCTACCACAACGTCTCCTCCGCGCTTAGCaacgcgaaaaaaaaacacgaaTCGCAAACGGAAATAAAAAGATAAACCCTACGAGGGAATCTTACGCTCGCCAGCCATGTTCCGCTGTTCTCGTGTCCGCCTTGGGCAGCGCGTTTTGCCCAGATTTGTGCCGTCCATGACCGGTACCTCGCGGCGAGCGAAGGGGCTCTTTGCTGGCATCGCTGCCGGCTCCTTCGTGAGCGGTGCCATGATTGTTTCGTGTGTCAGCTTCGGCTCTCGGGCGAATGAGCCGCCGTTTGATATCAAGTCACTCCGTTCCGACATTGAGGCGATGATTTCTGATAATCTTGATCTTGGACCTTCGCTGGTTCGTCTCGCGTGGCACGAGGCTGGCTCTTACGACTGCTTTAAGAAGGACGGCGCTCCGAACACGGCGTCGATGCGCTTCAAACCAGAGTGCCAATACGAGGGTAACAACGGTCTCGAAGTCCCTCGCAGGGCGCTGGAGCCGTTCAAGAAAAAGTATCCGCAAATATCTTATGCAGATTTGTGGGTGCTCGCCGCCTACGTGGCTATTGAGTACATGGGTGGTCCGAGTATTCCGTTCAGCTGGGGTCGCGTGGATGCGAAGGACGGCTCTGTGTGCGGACCGGACGGGCGCCTGCCGGACGGTGGAAAGACGCAGGATCACGTGCGCGAGGTCTTCACGCGTCTCGGGTTCAATGATCAGGAGACGGTGGCGCTTATCGGTGCGCACACTTGCGGTGAGTGCCACATCAAGTACTCCGGCTTCGATGGGCCGTGGACACACGACAAGAACGGGTTCGACAACTCCTTCTTCACGCAACTTCTCAGTGAGGAGTGGGTGGTGAATCCCAAGATCCAGAAGATGCAGCTGATGGACCGCGCGACTACGAAACTGATGATGCTTCCCAGTGACATGGCCCTGATTCTCGACCCCAAGTACCGCAAGTACGTTGAGCTATACGCAAACGACAACGACCGCTTCAACAAAGATTTTTCCGCGGCGTTCAAGAAGTTGACGGAGCTGGGCACCAAAAACCTTCGCAAAGCACCGGCAGTGGAATGCTAAAAAAAAGTGTAGTACATCTTGGTggttttccttctctccctcgccttccGCAGGAGAGGCACACCATGGGCAGTTGCGctttgtgctgctgcgggagtCTCGCCGTCGTTACATTATATTTTGAATTTGATGGTGGAGGTCAGTAGCCTTTGGCCCTCGCTTCcgtttctcctcttccttcctcaGTCGGCTCTGGGACAGTAGAGGCTCTCGATCTGTGTTTCCTCTTGCACGTGTATGTGCCTGAGCAAAGTTCAGCACCGCTAATGGAAGTGTAGCTGACGCAATCTGTATGCCCCTGTGCGCAAAGCATGAGGCAACGGCAGATGAGAAGGCAGACTGTGAAAAAGTGGGAGAGGAAGCAAGGATGCAATGTATGCTTCTCTGTTTGGGGTGCGGATTCGGCGatgaagggaagagaaagatgcTGCTTGTAGCTGTTTTTCCgcacttttttctcctccgtTTTAAAAGCCCACCTTTCTGCCCTGATGATGGAGGAACCCCCCAGCGCGTGGCGGTATCCAGAGTCCAGTGCCCCCActctgtgcgtgcggagAGGCCAAGCGGCCGCTTCCCCTGTCTCTGCCGATGCCGAGCCACGTCTGGTGGTAGATgggccaagcacctacgaTGCGGGGAGGTCGGAGCGCTTTACCACTGCTGACGCCAGCGGTCAGGctgtggatggcgctgcgtcgcagCGAGCCGCGACAGCGAGCACGTCTGTACCATCCATATGACGGGCGAGGCGTCAGTACAGCTTGAAGGTGCCCGGCCCggtcctcgctgcctacgggtggggagcctgagccaccccgagggatgcgccAGGCGGCGACCGGCACAGCGGGTGGGTGGAGTTAGCGGTGGTGGGCGTGCTCAGATGAtggggtcggcgcactgctgcaccgcgtgtCTAGCCCTGCTTCGCACCCGGCGATGGGCGCCTGTGGCAGGGTCGGGGGTGGTCGAGCTCCACTTGACCTCATGCTCCATGGCGGAGAATGGGCCCGTTGAAAACCAGGAGACGCTTCTATGCAGGAATCgaacgtttttttttgctgtttcGCTATTGCTGCCTCCCAGATTCTCACTCCTCTGTATCGCTAAAGCTGTTCAGCAGCATACGTGACCATAGTGTCGAGTTTTTTCTATCATCGTCGCTCTATACAAACCAGTGCATggtgaaagggaaagacTCTACTACTATGTCTCTTAGTGCGCTATTGTGGAGATGCGCGGCTGATACGGTAATGGCCAACACGAAGAGCGTGCTCCCTCCCACTTGTTCTATACATGGTAACACTGCTTCTCGTACTAGCCCGTACTTTCACGTTTACAATTTCTTCCTTGCTGGAAAGCTGACAATAGCACCtcatcgccttctctccatctctctttttttttttcgtcgccttttttcttttgcttccttCCACTGGTGCTATTCCGCTCGCTTTTATTCCTCTGCTCTTTTGACcctcctttgtgtgtgtgacctTTCCGTTGCTTCCTCAgactctctctcgctctggcTTGTCGACGAAGCTGGTAAGGGAGCgaagcacgcacacacccatacgcTTACATTACCCTACTTCTTCCCATgatcttttctcttcttcctcttctttttatTGTGACATTTCGACTTATGACTTTTTTTACCTCATTTATTTCAATGCTCGTTTGTTCTGTAGGTGTCTCGGCGTGTACGCTGCTCCTGATCGAAGTTTCATCTGCCCCCCTATCTAGCGAAAGATGCACATCGTACAGAGGTGCGggctttcttcctctttccttaTGCGCTagtgcgcagcaccacgagAGTGAAAAGATTCTCATATGCTCTATATGATCACCTCACTACTTCTACAAGcattgtgtgtgcgtatgaaCAACGCTGCAAAGTGAGTGGAACGAAGAATAggaggcaaacacacacctACATCCACACTCGTATTCTCCTTGCACAAGTCTGTGCGGAGAGAGTACGGGAAACGTGTAACGCCCTTGTTATACAATGACATCGTTAGCACTTATTACTTCTTTTCGAATACcgtttttcctctccactAGTTTATGGGGGAGAGGTGCTGTATGAAAGCGAAAGACAAAATTGAGAAGGCACACACGAATGTGAAAGCGCAGACATACTTTTTTCTTGCTGTAACGCTTCTCCACGGGTTGATCAATCAATTCCTCCGCACAAACACTGCTTAGCAGCATTACCAGCCACGTTgaggagggtgagagagtACAGGTCTTGATGCTTCTCTTGTATCTCTCTCCTACTCTACGGTCCCCGTCACGCTACCTTCACTAAGAAACGAAAACGGATTCATAGTTAGTGAAATGACTTCTGTACGCTGCTCCcgcagtgctgctctgccaTCCACTCATGAGTGCAACACTCACTTTTTCACTTTCTTGTCAAACTCCGTACCCCGTTGACCAACACTTCAGCAACGCAGCAGAAAGCGAATAACAACAGcaagaacacacacaaaaacgCACGACTTGAGAGATAAAAGTCGGTTATCTTATTCGGGTCCTCCTATACAACCGTCTTAATGGTGTTTTAGGTTTGACTCTGGCCACCCTACATTGATCACTGGTACATGCATTAAGTACTCGCCATGTCGTCGGAGCATTCCAGTGCTGATCAGAATTCCTATGAGGCTGACGTGTGCTGCATTCTGGACGAGCTCCGCGCACAGGTGCTGGCGCAGAAGCCGGACAACGTGTTGCAGTTCATCTCCAAGTCAGCGCTTAATCTTCAGAAACAGCGCCAGATGGAAGCGTGTGATCAAATCACCTTCAAGGTGAAGGATGAGCAGAAGAACCGTGCGTTGACCATCATTGTGAtcggcgccagcggcgatCTGGCCAAGAAGAAGACATTCCCGGCCCTCTTTCAGCTCTACTGCGACGGATTCCTCCCCCCGGAAGTCAACATTGTCGGCTATGCTCGCACCAAGGTGGATGATGTCGAGAAGTGGAAGCGTGAGACGCTCATGAAGTACTTTTTGAACCTGTCGGCGCTTCGATGTCACGCCGAAGACTTCTTGAAACACATTAGCTACTTCTCGGGAGCGTACGACAACGTGGACGACTTCAAGCGTCTCGACAAGATGATCCGCGAGAAGGAGGATGCTTTCAAGGGCCCTGAGAAGGGTGGCGACCGTCTCTTTTACCTTGCTCTCCCCCCATCGGTGTTTGCATGCGTCTGTGGGAGCATTCGCAAGGGTGCCATGCCGCAGGAGGTAGGAGGATGGGTGCGGCTGATCATAGAGAAGCCCTTTGGCCACGACACCAACAGTTCCGCCGAGCTGTCCCACGCGCTGGAGCCGTTCTTCGACGAGTCGCAGCTGTACCGCATTGACCACTATCTCGGGAAGGAGATGGTACAGAACATCATCACGACACGCTTCGCCAACCGCATCTTCAGCTCTTTGTGGAACTCGAGCAATATCGCTTGCGTGCAGATCACGTTCAAGGAGACGATCGGCACCGAGGGCCGTGGCGGCTACTTCGATAGCATTGGCATTATTCGTGACGTCATGCAAAACCATCTCACCCAGATTCTTGCCCTGCTAGCCATGGAGAAGCCGAAGTCACTCGAAGCCGAGCGCATCCGCGACGAGAAGGTGTCGTTGCTGAAGTGTGTTGAGCCCGTCACCAAGGAGAATTGCGTGCTGGGCCAGTACACTGCCTCCGCCGACGGTTCCATCCCAGGTTACCTGGAGGACGAGACCGTACCCAAGGGCAGTACTTGCCCCACGTTTGCCGTGCTGCGGCTCAACATCAACAACGACCGATGGTCGGGAGTCCCTTTTATTCTCAAGGCTGGCAAGGCCGTGGAGCAGAAGTACGTGGCGATTCGCGTTCAGTTCCACGATGAGGTTCACCCGTACGGCGATGCAACAAAGCGTAACGAGCTTGTCATTCGTGCCCAGCCGTCCGAGGCCATGTATGTCAAGATTACCACAAAAGTTCCCGGTCATAGTGAGGACTtgcggcacacgcaccagACAGAATTGGATCTCACCTACCACTCCCGGTACAGTGTACGTCTCCCAGACGCTTACGAGAGCCTCATCAACGACGCACTGCTGGGCAACTCCACAAACTTTGTGCGCAGGGACGAACTCGATGTG
This window contains:
- a CDS encoding hypothetical protein (TriTrypDB/GeneDB-style sysID: LpmP.20.0310) yields the protein MHVEIRLCEVEHACAFDPQSFYRVKQLLSSYSGQSNAAEEPARRTWHGGSLLRLQHTAPFTPELKLQVVVERLTEMESKCFGATMDKKQHEARVKSHWNNSAVGTAYYSAEVKEVVLASLPPAAAHSVVKIRLLQLPPQLDYNAQQVVKRAIGDMAVSRDRHDTPLCIGIAKICLRELMLARKTVRIAMQAKRAVVSAVEAHNLDTLITNAMFGRGERNGSAVLSVQFNGYTFGRVPRGGPIPNHSPVGATKRITTAMDSNEPSTALPLVSNGAAGESAAEMESEALNSRAIHFVLLPYVALVDVLLRMVDVASWRVPRKTGMALTAIAIALYADLFDMLFVLTLALVLLSVLRNISLFYYVPVSDHTASRVTAPSVVGSGTTNFQPFLYSRENALLNSLLRARVFFSRGLMDDTYYELALAAHLARHNRRQLAGLGLAVCCGFAFLSMGAVVSFLTLGAFTAYPVFLNLSNARRRTRRKKVSLLVLIRYAVDAIHVPRRYPVVRVIRVAVVRARTEKSPSRNESIVDPVAETLQQQFLNCIRQRAESVEARSPTEKSELSMKTRESNIPAVYRQVRTMDLDVLPNNSANFASTLNRFQVTHVMRYFVALCFSSSVIESAELASTTSGLRKPPSNAALQRRLCDQLRQARIISGMLPSVLPQSNNIATGGGVTTFTQHSGSVTGDSKPAVVSKEMQEAFQNYFNSTLTLLFYLRQQWTFHPYVTQSSTTKCMPDSMRSVSVLAQPQDLIDAGEDDGVTKALMARRQAPHNSPLVGRFSSGNPVEVSGRIMALYAAYLLQGARLSVYMSSNGCATFLPLLAPGNCMERFLQPNPCPADLLNTLDSVWRGETHDTMKKGKEVYFNADAVLQIITVYKNYWEGGANFTSTRSAVRLDSTVAGESYFSNALHRSSARSALVSLPPIPRQQIMPYSASTHLTRSLQDSTTPQTKFGTAAAGSAELLPARFFSSAATELNMENVVSQASAASSDLYPFSNGALSDPPVLDATYSRDARGQLLVKDERARNSVPDGNGARTASGKGNAAETLFKSKR
- the G6PD gene encoding glucose-6-phosphate 1-dehydrogenase, putative (TriTrypDB/GeneDB-style sysID: LpmP.20.0330), with the protein product MSSEHSSADQNSYEADVCCILDELRAQVLAQKPDNVLQFISKSALNLQKQRQMEACDQITFKVKDEQKNRALTIIVIGASGDLAKKKTFPALFQLYCDGFLPPEVNIVGYARTKVDDVEKWKRETLMKYFLNLSALRCHAEDFLKHISYFSGAYDNVDDFKRLDKMIREKEDAFKGPEKGGDRLFYLALPPSVFACVCGSIRKGAMPQEVGGWVRLIIEKPFGHDTNSSAELSHALEPFFDESQLYRIDHYLGKEMVQNIITTRFANRIFSSLWNSSNIACVQITFKETIGTEGRGGYFDSIGIIRDVMQNHLTQILALLAMEKPKSLEAERIRDEKVSLLKCVEPVTKENCVLGQYTASADGSIPGYLEDETVPKGSTCPTFAVLRLNINNDRWSGVPFILKAGKAVEQKYVAIRVQFHDEVHPYGDATKRNELVIRAQPSEAMYVKITTKVPGHSEDLRHTHQTELDLTYHSRYSVRLPDAYESLINDALLGNSTNFVRRDELDVAWRIFTPLLHQIDRGEVAPIPYQAGTRGPKEADDFIINNGFKKEEDYHWAPSNKL
- the APX gene encoding ascorbate-dependent peroxidase, putative (TriTrypDB/GeneDB-style sysID: LpmP.20.0320); this translates as MTGTSRRAKGLFAGIAAGSFVSGAMIVSCVSFGSRANEPPFDIKSLRSDIEAMISDNLDLGPSLVRLAWHEAGSYDCFKKDGAPNTASMRFKPECQYEGNNGLEVPRRALEPFKKKYPQISYADLWVLAAYVAIEYMGGPSIPFSWGRVDAKDGSVCGPDGRLPDGGKTQDHVREVFTRLGFNDQETVALIGAHTCGECHIKYSGFDGPWTHDKNGFDNSFFTQLLSEEWVVNPKIQKMQLMDRATTKLMMLPSDMALILDPKYRKYVELYANDNDRFNKDFSAAFKKLTELGTKNLRKAPAVEC